One region of Bosea sp. 29B genomic DNA includes:
- a CDS encoding amino acid ABC transporter ATP-binding protein — MSPIVVAASVTKQFGPLKALNKVSLSVLPGAVQCIIGPSGSGKSTLLRCINQLEKIDAGAITVAGELIGYRRVGNELHELSDVEIARQRLKTGMVFQRFNLFNHMTVLQNIIEGPLTVLKRPRREIIAEGMALLERVGLAEKRDSYPIELSGGQQQRIAIARALAMKPQVMLFDEPTSALDPELVGEVLNVMRDLAATGMTMIVVTHELGFAREVASDVVFMDKGEIVEQGPPPQVLVSPQQPRTRDFIAAVLK, encoded by the coding sequence TTGTCCCCGATCGTCGTCGCCGCCAGCGTCACCAAGCAGTTCGGCCCGCTGAAGGCGCTGAACAAGGTCTCGCTCTCGGTCTTGCCGGGCGCTGTGCAATGCATCATCGGCCCGTCCGGCTCGGGCAAGTCGACGCTGCTGCGCTGCATCAACCAGCTCGAGAAGATCGACGCCGGCGCCATCACCGTTGCCGGCGAGCTGATCGGCTATCGCCGTGTCGGCAACGAATTGCACGAGCTCAGCGATGTCGAGATCGCGCGCCAGCGGCTGAAGACCGGCATGGTCTTCCAGCGCTTCAACCTGTTCAACCACATGACGGTGCTGCAGAACATCATCGAGGGCCCGCTCACGGTGCTGAAGCGGCCGCGGCGCGAGATCATCGCCGAGGGCATGGCCCTCCTCGAACGTGTCGGCCTCGCCGAGAAGCGCGATTCCTATCCGATCGAACTCTCCGGCGGCCAGCAGCAGCGCATCGCCATCGCCCGCGCACTGGCGATGAAGCCGCAGGTCATGCTGTTCGACGAGCCGACTTCCGCCCTCGATCCCGAACTGGTCGGCGAGGTGCTCAATGTGATGCGCGATCTCGCCGCGACCGGCATGACCATGATCGTCGTCACCCATGAGCTCGGCTTCGCTCGCGAGGTCGCGAGCGACGTCGTCTTCATGGACAAAGGCGAGATCGTCGAGCAGGGCCCGCCGCCGCAGGTGCTGGTTTCGCCTCAGCAGCCCCGCACCCGCGACTTCATCGCCGCCGTCCTCAAGTGA
- a CDS encoding ABC transporter substrate-binding protein: MLRLSLAAALLAGTALAAQAQALPDRIKTAGKIVIATQPNYAPIVYKDPATNQMAGFDYELGEAIAKELGVKAEWQDTAFAQMLPSLTTGRVDMVMAGMSDLPARRETVDFVDYMVSGAQFYTVTAFASTIKSVEDLCGKSVGASRSTNWPKQIGEWSDANCVAKGKPAITVVGTEGSVDARTQLKTQRLQGGVQGSETMTHFQKLEPNTYIPLGEPFTRSLTGIPFPKTAEGGQLRDAVKGALERLQANGTYDALVAKYVQPSNVLKPISVNKGE, translated from the coding sequence ATGCTTCGCCTTTCGCTCGCCGCTGCGCTGCTCGCCGGCACCGCGCTCGCCGCCCAGGCCCAGGCCCTGCCGGACCGGATCAAGACCGCCGGCAAGATCGTCATCGCGACGCAGCCGAACTACGCGCCGATCGTCTACAAGGACCCGGCGACCAATCAGATGGCTGGCTTCGACTACGAGCTTGGCGAAGCGATCGCCAAGGAGCTCGGCGTCAAGGCCGAATGGCAGGACACCGCCTTCGCCCAGATGCTGCCCTCGCTGACCACCGGCCGCGTCGACATGGTGATGGCCGGGATGAGCGACCTGCCGGCGCGGCGCGAGACGGTCGATTTCGTCGACTACATGGTCTCGGGCGCGCAGTTCTACACCGTCACCGCCTTCGCCTCGACGATCAAGTCGGTCGAGGATCTCTGCGGCAAGAGCGTCGGCGCCAGCCGTTCGACCAACTGGCCGAAGCAGATCGGCGAGTGGAGCGATGCCAACTGCGTCGCCAAGGGCAAGCCGGCGATCACCGTGGTCGGCACTGAAGGCTCGGTCGACGCCCGTACCCAGCTCAAGACGCAGCGCCTGCAGGGCGGCGTCCAGGGCAGCGAGACGATGACGCATTTCCAGAAGTTGGAGCCGAACACCTATATCCCGCTCGGCGAGCCCTTCACCCGCTCGCTGACCGGCATCCCGTTCCCGAAGACGGCCGAGGGCGGCCAGCTGCGCGACGCGGTCAAGGGTGCGCTGGAGCGGCTGCAGGCGAACGGCACCTATGACGCGCTGGTCGCCAAGTACGTTCAGCCGAGCAACGTGCTGAAGCCGATCTCGGTCAACAAGGGCGAGTGA